A single Drechmeria coniospora strain ARSEF 6962 chromosome 03, whole genome shotgun sequence DNA region contains:
- a CDS encoding putative nuclear protein SA-1, with product MDQSASGSPSPDPDSTARRRSGRVVRAPAKFVPAPEPGGSSASKRKRNDQDGDGSEREESDSDEDMSDESESDDDESHPAPRSRKPTQGRRSKKPSTKKAKINGTQPAASAHLSRIPSRPKKSVRIEAGEKGTGIFAEIFGSGDASDAVAQQWLESYRADDATALGDLVNCVLQCAGCELQVTPDDIRDPDNIPNRLVDLQGVYQEQQITEYPLISRAKSTKSFRDLLVGFFQSLVTLLHETDILYKDPDLMDNLHAWLASMSSSSLRPFRHTATTIALAVQSGLVQVAGVLDRRIATFEQQSQAAKKGKNKSKATEIQRNMDEANGYRKTCSETVQSFFDTIFVHRYRDVDPKIRTECVDALGSWIWNLPTVFMEPGYLRYLGWMLSDTNATTRQEVLKQLHRVFKRDAPQLGHFIDRFRPRLTEMATLDSDVSVRAAAISVIDTLRAAALLEPSEIDAIGKLIFDTELRIRKAVVGFFVACINDVHSDKMEAIGGIDALDELDDVDDDDFESPRKEWVNIKCLAETLAIYDAQIEEAQQNGVGAGTDVAADLPEATVPDTRISLAAQVLCEKLPEVKTWEILAGYLLHDHSTSTKSKSKSQRKGNSADAAFKKAVAPNSAEESILLDVLTSAIKLGLSQTTEHDKSRRRGHRSEPAESRQDIALELTTTIPKLLNKFGAEPETAAIVLRLALLLNLDVFQHLRQDASKYERLLDEISVQFNRHGDGRVLSEATAALLRARQFEELQELTDGKLSLLWENVINALRNFDKTCDLSERGNLAAAPLQELSTVLLKISKLASVSDCIDALEASSRSRESSGPAIDILVAIVHRGKYETQEDEIDDLEDEVVTYSIKACQFYFMWKTRGLAKLLNDGTTVADGELDRLSALRQSYRKHLIETFSSRAAIDQLRLYATGSLCDLHLTLRIIRPLIKNLRPSSSSPSLSSRADKLDGLVKEVEGGLVPELIAIFDGAEKQYAKKARKDKDLNEPAEDEDPMDDEDELEDDDDDEGLSQEERHAAELKAEMALCELTAKYVLAITNDIIDQRGSQSSKLRRRILRNQFKLGNNFKEVVAYLDEEKMSRRNKKAAAKHNQRASRPQKPSISEELIRAEDDDDDDIFDNLEPEEGTREDLRRRELLDEDPFEDDEDLTERPLNDEDDDILGD from the exons ATGGATCAAAGTGCCAGCGGCAGCCCATCGCCCGATCCCGACTCGACGGCGCGTCGCAGGTCGGGACGCGTCGTGAGAGCACCGGCAAAGTTCGTGCCGGCACCCGAACCCGGCGGCTCATCCGCCTCGAAGCGCAAGCGGAACGACCAGGATGGTGACGGTTCCGAGAGAGAGGAGAGCGACTCCGACGAGGACATGAGCGACGAATCCgaatccgacgacgacgagagccaCCCTGCCCCGCGATCGCGCAAGCCGACCCAGGGTCGTCGTTCgaagaagccgtcgacgaagaaggcCAAGATCAACGGCACCCAGCCGGCCGCGTCCGCTCATCTCTCTCGCATCCCCAGCAGGCCCAAGAAGTCGGTTCGAATCGAGGCTGGCGAGAAGGGAACCGGCATCTTCG CTGAAATTTTCGGCTCCGGTGACGCCTCCGATGCCGTTGCCCAGCAGTGGCTCGAGAGCTACCgggccgacgatgcgacgGCCCTCGGTGACCTCGTCAACTGCGTCCTGCAGTGCGCCGGCTGCGAGCTCCAAGTCACGCCCGACGACATTCGCGACCCGGACAACATCCCCAACAGATTGGTCGACCTCCAAGGCGTCTACCAAGAG CAACAAATCACCGAATATCCTCTCATCTCGAGGGCCAAGAGCACCAAGTCGTTCCGGGACCTTCTCGTCGGCTTCTTCCAGTCGCTCGTCACCCTCCTGCACGAGACGGACATTCTATACAAGGACCCGGACCTGATGGATAACCTTCACGCCTGGCTGGCGAGCatgtcctcctcctcgctgcGACCCTTTCGGCATACGGCCACGACGATTGCCCTCGCCGTGCAATCCGGGCTCGTCCAagtcgccggcgtcctcgaccgaAGAATAGCGACCTTTGAGCAGCAGTCCCAGGCCGCCAAGAAGGGAAAGAACAAGAGCAAGGCGACCGAGATCCAGCGCAACATGGACGAGGCCAACGGCTACCGGAAGACGTGCAGCGAGACCGTCCAGTCCTTCTTCGACACCATCTTCGTCCATCGGTACCGCGACGTCGACCCCAAGATACGCACCGAGtgcgtcgacgccctcggctcGTGGATCTGGAACCTCCCAACCGTCTTCATGGAGCCGGGCTACCTGCGCTACCTCGGCTGGATGCTCTCCGACACCAACGCCACCACTCGCCAGGAGGTCCTGAAGCAGCTCCACCGCGTCTTCAAGCGCGACGCCCCCCAGCTCGGCCACTTCATCGACAGGTTCAGGCCCAGGCTGACCGAGATGGCGACGCTCGACTCGGACGTGTCCGTccgggccgccgccatctccGTCATCGACACTCTccgtgccgccgccctcctcgaaCCGTCCGAGATTGACGCCATCGGCAAGCTCATCTTCGACACGGAGCTGCGGATTcgcaaggccgtcgtcggattcTTCGTCGCCTGCATCAACGACGTCCACTCGGACAAGATggaggccatcggcggcatcgacgccctcgacgagttggacgacgtcgacgacgacgacttcgagTCACCGCGAAAGGAGTGGGTCAACATCAAGTGTCTCGCCGAAACGCTGGCCATATACGACGCGCAGATCGAAGAGGCGCAGCAGAACggggtcggcgccggcaccgacgttgccgccgacttgcccgaggcgacggtgcccGACACCAGGATTTCTCTCGCCGCCCAGGTGCTCTGCGAGAAGCTGCCCGAGGTCAAGACGTGGGAGATCCTGGCAGGCTATCTCCTCCACGACCACTCCACCAGCACAAAGTCCAAGTCCAAGTCCCAGCGCAAGGGCAActccgccgatgccgccttCAAAAAGGCCGTCGCGCCCAactcggccgaggagtcCATCCTGCTCGACGTCCTCACCTCCGCCATCAAGCTAGGCCTGTCGCAAACGACCGAGCACGACAAGAGCCGACGAAGGGGCCACCGctccgagccggccgagtcgCGACAAGATATCGCCCTGGAGCTGACGACGACCATCCCCAAGCTCCTCAACAAGTTCGGTGCCGAgcccgagacggccgccATTGTCCTCCGGCTCGCCCTCTTGCTCAACCTCGACGTCTTTCAGCATCTTCGCCAAGACGCCTCCAAGTACGAGaggctcctcgacgagatcAGCGTGCAGTTCAACCGGCACGGCGACGGTAGAGTCCTGTCCGAGGCCACGGCAGCTCTGCTCCGTGCGCGCCAGTTTGAGGAGCTGCAGGAGTTGACCGACGGCAAGCTCTCCTTGCTGTGGGAGAATGTCATCAACGCTCTCCGCAACTTTGACAAGACGTGCGACCTCTCCGAGCGTGGCAacctggccgccgcccctcTGCAGGAGCTGTCGACGGTGCTGCTCAAGATCAGCAAGCTGGCCAGCGTGTCGGATTGCATCGATGCCCTCGAGGCGAGCTCCAGATCGAGGGAATCGAGCGGGCCCGCCAtcgacatcctcgtcgccatcgtccatcgtGGCAAGTACGAAACGCAGGAGGACGAGATTGATGACCTCGAAGACGAAGTCGTCACCTACTCCATCAAAGCCTGCCAGTTCTATTTCATGTGGAAGACGCGCGGCCTCGCCAAGCTTCTGAATGACGGAacgaccgtcgccgacggcgagctggacCGATTGTCCGCCTTGCGTCAATCGTACCGCAAGCACCTCATCGAGACCTTCTCGTCCCGAGCGGCCATCGATCAGCTACGCCTCTATGCGACGGGCAGCCTCTGCGATCTCCATCTCACGCTCCGCATCATCCGTCCTCTGATCAAGAACcttcgtccgtcgtcgagctcgccctccCTGTCGTCCCGCGCAGACAAGCTCGACGGGCTCGTCaaggaggtcgagggcggTCTTGTGCCGgagctcatcgccatctTTGACGGGGCGGAGAAGCAGTACGCCAAGAAGGCGCGGAAAGACAAGGACCTGAACGAGCCGGCAGAGGATGAGGACCCCatggatgacgaggatgagctcgaggatgacgatgacgacgagggacTCTCCCAGGAGGAGCggcacgccgccgagctcaaGGCGGAGATGGCCCTCTGCGAGTTGACGGCCAAGTACGTCCTGGCCATCACGAATGACATCATTGATCAGCGCGGCTCCCAGAGCAGCAAGCTCCGGCGCCGCATCCTCCGCAACCAATTCAAGCTCGGCAACAACTTCAAGGAGGTCGTCGcctacctcgacgaggagaagatgAGCAGGCGCAAcaagaaggcggccgccaAACACAACCAGCGCGCATCCCGACCGCAGAAGCCTTCCATCAGCGAGGAGTTGATcagggccgaggacgacgatgacgacgacatTTTTGACAATCTCGAACCCGAGGAGGGCACGCGGGAGGATCTCCGAAGAcgcgagctgctcgacgaggatccgtttgaggatgacgaggacctgACGGAACGGCCCCTCaacgacgaagatgacgatATTCTTGGGGATTGA
- a CDS encoding DNA-directed RNA polymerase III RPC4, with protein sequence MNRGRTTARGALRGAAASGTRRTAGENVDDVSASSSSSPQTAPASDGATNPRGSVRRGTTTRATRAPAAGRFKPKAVRRDEADRDSLARLEAQKASERAAEERRARGRLRYRSKRSRGDAMGSRGGGWGRGASTASGPFGGGFAGPSARAGGWFGGGGGGGGGGRHARSDGKGFAQADGSRMREARINADKLHVMSPDEELDSDDEAMMAALSNRTASSMPMGIYRREHKETGIVVATTAELEAAEHANGEEESLWVDGDGDVPLDKQPEEQGVWDAKADTDFIKKEPGTADEMDLDDKIRQLPVKETEVAPATKPRKEPPQDSEERAILTDMNLLANELGAVTVTEEDGESKTEGPANKDGRMYLFQFPPLIPPLKQVAAPRPRVKVKAEADPFDDLAAPLGEAGLSVDLTQDDVFDDDDDDDDDDQQHGFRSQRLPQGGLIGRLNVRKSGKVELDWGGVPLELSPAAGMNFLTTAVVVEENDEKPQHGVVGGDCFSMGKIMGRFVIASVLREEEEWDVAPEELVAG encoded by the exons ATGAACCGCGGACGGACGACAGCAAGGGGGGCCCTTCGAGGTGCCGCCGCTTCGGGGACGCGGCGAACGGCAGGCGAgaatgtcgacgacgtgtcGGCCTCGAGTTCATCATCGCCGCAGACGGCCCCGGCGTCCGATGGGGCGACGAACCCGAGAGGATCGGTACGGCGCGGGACCACAACACGGGCGACCCGGGCGCCCGCGGCCGGCCGATTCAAGCCAAAGGCGGTGCGAAGAGACGAAGCCGACCGAGACAGCCTGGCTCGGCTGGAGGCCCAGAAGGCGAGCgagagggcggccgaggagcgaCGGGCCAGAGGTCGGCTGCGCTATCGAAGCAAGAGGAGCCGCGGCGACGCGATGGGAAGCAGGGGAGGCGGCTGGGGTCGaggagcgtcgacggccagcggcCCCTTTGGAGGAGGCTTTGCCGGAC CTTCCGCAAGAGCGGGCGGTTGGttcggtggcggcggcggcggcggcggcggcgggcggcacGCAAGGTCGGACGGCAAAGGATTCGCCCAGGCCGACGGCTCACGGATGCGAGAGGCGAGAATCAACGCCGACAAGCTCCACGTCATGTCtcccgacgaggagctggacagcgacgacgaggccatgatggcggccCTCAGCAACCGAACGGCCAGCTCGATGCCCATGGGCATATACCGACGAGAGCACAAGGAGACGGGCATCGTCGTGGCGACAACGGCCGAGCTCGAAGCGGCCGAGCacgccaacggcgaggaggagagcctctgggtcgacggcgacggcgacgtgccGCTGGACAAGCAGCCGGAGGAGCAGGGCGTCTGGGATGCCAAGGCGGACACGGACTTCATCAAGAAGGAGCCCGGCACGGCGGACGAGatggacctcgacgacaagatcAGACAGCTGCCCGTCAAGGAGACGGAGgtcgcgccggcgacgaagccgaggaaggAGCCGCCGCAAGATTCCGAGGAACGGGCGATCCTGACGGACATGAACCTCCTCGCCAacgagctcggcgccgtcacgGTGACGGAAGAGGACGGCGAAAGCAAGACCGAGGGACCGGCCAACAAGGACGGGCGGATGTACCTATTCCAGTTCCCGCCGCTCATCCCGCCGCTGAAGCAGGTCGCCGCCCCGCGGCCACGAgtcaaggtcaaggccgaggcggatcCCTTTGACGATCTCGCCGCCcccctcggcgaggccggccttTCGGTCGATCTCACACAGGACGacgtcttcgacgacgacgacgacgacgacgacgatgaccaGCAGCACGGCTTCCGCTCCCAGCGACTTCCCCAGGGCGGCTTGATAGGCAGGCTCAACGTCCGCAAATCCGGCaaggtcgagctcgactgGGGTGGCGTGCCGCTCGAGCTGAGCCCCGCGGCGGGCATGAACTTTctcacgacggccgtcgtcgtcgaggagaacgACGAGAAGCCGCAGCACGGCGTGGTCGGCGGTGACTGCTTCAGCATGGGCAAGATCATGGGCCGCTTCGTCATCGCCTCCGTCCtgcgcgaggaggaggaatgGGACGTTGCACCGGAGGAGCTGGTGGCCGGATGA
- a CDS encoding integral membrane family protein, which yields MSAQDVDLSENNSGPLVGASVSLLVLSWFAISLRTYTRAILMKSFKIDDWLMLVAQFMYTLTCAMILGGVHRGLGRHNQAVPVDDQVAALMVRVLAHPSPPPSSPTRRSVAPSDGWLTWASDDRQWQALAAAVYILDMMFIKLSIGVFLLRLSVGSVYKWILRVSLFIISFWSIGIFFWDIFQCSPVMRQWDIRIDGRCAGAGEIISAIYALSVMTVLSDWLYALLPIPLLWNVKMTKQAKATVIVVLGLGIFASFATLVRLKFLSGIEEMNDLMFTATDAFVWTVVEPGVAIIASSLATIRPLLRAMKIRGFQSSDDDSPSTGGQYPPHLSRATARGSMHGFGPNDVSLHDVAAGASATGPRQEAAVKEVGRRFAGFGAQADGPTDTDDGQPSDGKSEVYVIEGNKDSPTWSLQDFHPTTLSLENFHDLEEQCQGLGASNRRT from the exons ATGTCGGCACAGGATGTTGACTTGAGCGAGAACAACAGCGGCCCCCTGGTGGGCGCCAGCGTATCGCTGCTCGTCCTGAGTTGGTTTGCCATCAGCCTGCGGACGTACACGAGGGCGATTTTGATGAAGAGCTTCAAGATTGATGACTGGCTCATGCTCGTCGCTCAG TTCATGTACACCCTGACCTGCGCCATGATCCTCGGAGGCGTTCACAGAGGACTCGGCCGCCACAACCAGGCGGTTCCCGTAGACGACCAGGTCGCGGCGCTCATGGTTCGTGTCCTCGCccacccctcccctcccccttctTCTCCCACTCGACGCTCCGTCGCTCCGTCCGATGGGTGGCTGACATGGGCATCCGATGACCGACAGTGGCAagccttggcggcggccgtgtaCATACTCGACATGATGTTCATCAAGCTCAGCATcggcgtcttcctcctccgcctctccGTCGGCAGCGTCTACAAGTGGATACTCCGAGTGAGCCTCTTCATCATTTCCTTCTGGAGCATCGGCATCTTCTTCTGGGACATCTTTCAATGCAGCCCCGTCATGAGGCAGTGGGACATTAGGATCGACGGCAGatgcgccggcgccggcgagatcATCTCGGCCATCTACGCCCTGAGCGTCATGACCGTCCTGTCCGATTGGCTCTAC GCGCTGCTTCCGATTCCGCTGCTCTGGAACGTCAAGATGACCAAGCAGGCCAAGGCGACGGTCATTGTCGTCCTGGGTCTAGGTATCTT TGCGAGCTTCGCGACGCTGGTCCGTCTCAAGTTTCTCAGCGGCATCGAGGAAATGAACGACTTGATGT TCACGGCGACGGACGCCTTCGTCTGGACCGTCGTCGAACCGggcgtcgccatcatcgcctcgAGCCTCGCGACGATCCGACCCCTCCTGCGGGCCATGAAGATTCGAGGCTTCCagtcgagcgacgacgactcgccCAGCACCGGCGGGCAGTACCCGCCGCACCTCAGCCGAGCGACGGCACGGGGGTCCATGCACGGCTTCGGCCCCAACGACGTGTCGCtccacgacgtcgccgccggagcgtcggcgacggggccTCGGCAGGAAGCGGCGGTGAAGGAGGTCGGGCGGCGGTttgccggcttcggcgcccaGGCCGACGGGCCCACCGACACGGACGACGGGCAGCCGAGCGACGGGAAGAGCGAGGTCTACGTCATCGAGGGCAACAAGGACTCGCCGACGTGGAGCCTGCAGGATTTCCACCCGACGACGCTGTCGCTCGAGAACTTTCACGACCTCGAGGAGCAGTGTCAAGGCCTCGGCGCGTCGAACCGACGGACGTGA
- a CDS encoding G2/mitotic-specific cyclin, producing MDARVRSLPTLGVPCTRRHAPTMLPSPSLLGPKLTSRPTQPFRPRGAENVVPPLHQRHKSTGNLAVMPAALTSGLRGPAKRAAFGDVTNMAKTVVAVRDDVKAVKPQAVVPSHAPQPLAAVVNKENMPYGGGKDALARAAHRTAALPRKVKAVLEVRRSETAREVVPPAARETASHAGRGDLALPPQPAAADVGEDSHLAPAQPSQESVPLQPRHHKSQPQLKAHQPTLRRTQSRQLERTDKAVEVPAGTYADPGGMLSRATERFAVPPSHARAAAAAAAAHDAPSDVHQNGAYLELRTKLPEISEEPHHAPAPYRDGRTPALSEPEEWDEEDDEDFDDQDQAYTTAHSFRSRDLTTGGVTTLLAPRLTARVQRELDEARLEVQQTRSMDDIEEEMWDVSMVAEYGEEIFDYLRELEIKMLPNPHYMEMQTEIQWSMRSVLMDWLVQVHNRFSLLPETLFLTVNYIDRFLSCKVVSVGKLQLVGATAILVASKYEEINCPSLEEIVYMVDGGYSVEEILKAERFMLSMLSFELGWPGPMSFLRRVSKADDYDLDTRTLAKYFLELTIMDERFVASPPSYLAAGAHCLSRLVLKKGDWSKQHVHYSGYTWTQLKALVTMMIECCDRPRLHHSAVFEKYKDKRFKEASTIVQNALDAGFTMPHETMPIRQARPRSGALEESHADALSYAGGQLVSTEG from the exons ATGGACGCTCGGGTACGTTCCCTTCCCACCCTCGGCGTTCCGTGCACTCGAAGGCACGCTCCGACGATGCTGCCGTCCCCGTCGCTCCTCGGGCCGAAGCtgacctcgaggccgacgcagCCCTTTCGACCTCGCGGGGCGGAAAACGTCGTGCCCCCTCTGCACCAGCGCCACAAGTCGACCGGTAACCTCGCCGTCATGCCCGCCGCCCTGACGTCGGGCCTGCGAGGCCCCGCCAAGCGTGCGGCCTTTGGCGACGTCACCAACATGGCCAAGACGGTGGTGGCCGTTCGGGACGACGTCAAGGCCGTCAAGCCTCAAGCCGTCGTGCCCTCCCACGCCCCGcagccgctcgccgccgtggtgAACAAGGAAAACATGCcgtacggcggcggcaaggacgccCTCGCTCGTGCCGCCCATCGAACCGCGGCGTTGCCGAGAAAGGTCAAGGCCGTGCTCGAGGTGCGACGGtcggagacggcgagggaaGTCGTGCCACCCGCCGCTCGAGAGACTGCAAGCCACGCCGGCAGGGGAGATTTGGCCCTtccgccgcagccggcggccgcggacgtcggcgaggactcCCACCTCGCACCCGCACAGCCGTCGCAGGAGAGCGTGCCCTTGCAACCTCGGCACCACAAAAGCCAGCCCCAGCTCAAGGCCCACCAGCCGACGCTTCGGAGAACGCAGAGCCGGCAGCTCGAGAGGAccgacaaggccgtcgaggtgcccGCGGGAACCTACGCGGACCCTGGCGGCATGCTTTCGCGTGCCACGGAGCGGTTCGCCGTCCCTCCGTCGCATgctcgtgccgccgccgccgccgccgccgcccacgatGCACCGTCCGACGTGCACCAGAACGGGGCGTACCTGGAGCTCCGCACCAAACTGCCGGAAATTTCCGAGGAACCTCATCACGCTCCCGCGCCCTACCGGGACGGCCGCACGCCCGCCCTCTCGGAGCCCGAGGAgtgggacgaggaggatgacgaggattTCGACGACCAGGACCAAGCCTACACCACGGCACACTCGTTCCGCTCGCGCGACCTCACCACGGGCGGCGTGACGACGCTGCTCGCGCCCCGGCTCACGGCCCGGGTGcagcgcgagctcgacgaggctcggCTCGAGGTCCAGCAGACCCGCTCGATGGATGATATTGAGGAGGAGATGTGGGACGTGAGCATGGTGGCCGAGTACGGCGAGGAGATTTTCGACTACCTGCGCGAGCTCGAA ATCAAGATGCTCCCGAACCCTCACTACATGGAGATGCAGACGGAGATACAGTGGTCCATGCGCTCGGTCCTCATGGACTGGCTTGTCCAGGTCCACAACCGATTCAGCCTGCTGCCCGAGACGCTCTTCCTCACCGTCAACTACATCGACCGCTTCCTCTCCTGCAAggtcgtctccgtcggcaagctgcagctcgtcggcgccacggccatcctcgtcgcctccaaGTACGAAGAGATCAACTGCCCGTCGCTGGAAGAAATCGTGTATATGGTGGATGGAGGCTACAGCGTCGAGGAGATTCTCAAGGCCGAACGCTTCATGCTCAGCATGCTCAGCTTCGAGCTTGGGTGGCCGGGACCTATGAGCTTCCTGCGGCGCGTCAGCAAGGCCGACGACTACGACCTCGACACCCGCACCTTGGCAAAGTACTTTCTCGAGCTGACCATCATGGACGAGCGcttcgtcgcctcgccgccgagctaCCTCGCGGCGGGCGCCCACTGCCTGTCGAGGCTGGTGCTGAAGAAGGGTGACTGG TCGAAGCAGCACGTGCACTACTCGGGATACACGTGGACCCAGCTCAAGGCGCTCGTCACCATGATGATCGAGTGCTGCGACCGTCCTCGGCTCCACCACTCGGCCGTGTTCGAGAAGTACAAGGACAAGCGGTTCAAGGAGGCGTCGACGATTGTGCAGAACGCCCTCGACGCAGGCTTCACCATGCCCCACGAGACGATGCCCATCCGGCAAGCACGGCCGCGATCGGGCGCCTTGGAGGAGAGCCACGCGGATGCGCTCTCGtacgccggcggccagctCGTCTCGACGGAAGGATAG
- a CDS encoding Mitochondrial carrier domain protein, with the protein MSKVEVIKEVVKESLMGSEETVQLSAQSKARFAAHAVKDAASGELYMGPDEFIDAIAPKGEDYHKIKREQYSILFRVADSKGRGRVTLIDWGVFENLLLKPDAEYEIAFRLFDTERTGNVRYDDFRKLYELNKGPDNIPFDWDCEWAKLYIGRKDKRHDLSYPQFAQMLRGLQGERIRQAFRLFDKDGDGFINPDEFERIILETSKHKLSDHLLANLHTLCNITSGSKISYANVRAFLNMIKEMDLVELVVRRAVTRSNDGKITRSEFVNEAANVTRSSLFTPMEADILFHFASLDEPSGRLGLADFAKVLDPSWRGPAYEAVEAAVGDAVAKVAAKQSTLLHQALESTYNFALGSFAGAFGAFMVYPIDLVKTRLQNQRGAQPGQRLYKNSIDCFQKVFRNEGIRGLYSGVLPQLVGVAPEKAIKLTVNDLVRRHFTDKTGNIQLGAEILAGASAGGCQVVFTNPLEIVKIRLQVQGEVAKSVDGTPKRSAMWIVRNLGLVGLYKGASACLLRDVPFSAIYFPTYSHLKKDMFGESPTKKLGVLQLLTAGAIAGMPAAYLTTPCDVIKTRLQVEARKGEATYTGLRHAARTIWKEEGFTAFFKGGPARIFRSSPQFGFTLAAYEVLQTIMPMPGRKEEVKMHTGVSEAMTTTVSTGGRLDTSPFARSRNALKIILDLDEDFGKVKLPDEKGWRSLPKIIGGGGGTAVA; encoded by the exons ATGTCCAAGGTCGAGGTGATCAAGGAGGTGGTCAAGGAGTCCCTCATGGGCTCGGAGGAGACGGTCCAGCTCTCGGCGCAGAGCAAGGCGCGCTTCGCCGCCCATGCCGTCAAGGATGCGGCCTCGGGCGAGCTCTACATGGGACCGGACGAGttcatcgacgccatcgcgcCCAAGGGCGAAGATTAC CACAAGATCAAGCGGGAGCAGTACTCGATCCTGTTTCGCGTCGCCGACAGCAAGGGCCGCGGACGCGTCACCCTCATCGACTGGGGCGTCTTCGAAAACCTGCTCCTCAAGCCCGACGCCGAGTACGAGATCGCCTTCCGACTGTTCGACACGGAGCGGACGGGCAACGTCCGCTACGACGACTTCCGGAAGCTCTACGAGCTGAACAAGGGCCCCGACAACATCCCCTTCGACTGGGACTGCGAGTGGGCCAAGCTGTACATTGGCAGGAAGGACAAGCGGCACGACCTCAGCTACCCGCAGTTCGCCCAGATGCTGCGCGGCCTGCAGGGCGAGCGCATCCGCCAGGCCTTCCGCCTcttcgacaaggacggcgacggcttcATCAACCCCGACGAGTTTGAGCGCATCATCCTCGAGACGTCCAAGCACAAGCTCTCGGACCACCTGCTCGCGAACCTGCACACGCTCTGCAACATCACGAGCGGCAGCAAGATCTCCTACGCCAACGTGCGCGCCTTCCTCAACATGATCAAGGAGatggacctcgtcgagctcgtcgtgcGCCGGGCCGTGACGAGGAGCAACGACGGCAAGATCACGCGGTCCGAGTTCGTCAACGAGGCGGCCAACGTCACCCGCTCCTCGCTCTTCACCCCCATGGAGGCCGACATCCTCTTCCACTTCgcgagcctcgacgagccgtcgggccgcctcggcctcgccgacttCGCCAAGGTGCTCGACCCTTCGTGGCGCGGCCCGGCGtacgaggcggtcgaggcggccgtcggcgacgccgtcgccaaggtGGCGGCGAAGCAGAGCACCCTGCTCCACCAGGCGCTCGAGTCGACGTACAACTTTGCCCTCGGCAGCTTCGCCGGCGCCTTTGGCGCCTTCATGGTCTACCccatcgacctcgtcaaGACGCGGCTCCAGAACCAGCGAGGGGCCCAACCGGGCCAGCGGCTGTACAAGAACTCCATCGACTGCTTCCAGAAGGTGTTCCGGAACGAGGGCATCCGCGGCCTCTACTCGGGCGTGCTgccgcagctcgtcggcgtcgcgccCGAAAAGGCCATCAAGCTGACGGTCAACGACCTCGTCCGAAGGCACTTTACCGACAAGACGGGCAACAtccagctcggcgccgagatCCTCGCGGGCGCCAGCGCCGGCGGATGCCAAGTC GTCTTCACGAACCCGCTCGAGATTGTCAAGATTCGGCTCCAGGTGCAGGGCGAGGTGGCCAAGTCGGTCGACGGCACGCCCAAGCGGTCGGCCATGTGGATCGTGCGaaacctcggcctcgtcggcctgtaCAAGGGCGCGTCGGCCTGCCTGCTCCGCGACGTGCCCTTCTCGGCCATCTATTTCCCGACGTACAGCCACCTGAAGAAGGACATGTTCGGCGAGTCGCCGACCAAGAAGCTCGGCGTGCTCCAGCTGCTGACggccggcgccatcgccggcatgCCCGCGGCCTACCTGACGACGCCCTGCGACGTCATCAAGACGCGCCTGCAGGTCGAGGCCCGCAAGGGCGAGGCAACGTACACGGGCCTGCGGCACGCGGCCCGGACCATCTGGAAGGAGGAGGGCTTCACCGCCTTCTTCAAGGGCGGGCCGGCGCGCATCTTCCGCTCGTCGCCACAGTTCGGCTTCACCCTCGCCGCGTACGAGGTGCTGCAGACGATCATGCCGATGCCCGGCAGGAAGGAGGAGGTCAAGATGCACACGGGCGTCTccgaggccatgacgacgacggtgtcgACGGGCGGCCGGCTGGACACGAGCCCCTTTGCCCGCAGCCGCAACGCGCTCAAGATCATCCTGGATCTCGATGAGGACTTTGGCAAGGTCAAGCTGCCCGACGAGAAGGGCTGGCGATCGCTGCCCAAgatcatcggcggcggcggcggcaccgccgtcgcgTGA